The genomic interval AGTGGCCAGATGTCTCAAGGTGATTGCCAGCTTGAGGCCAGCTGACAGCGTGGGCCTGTAGTTAGTCTCTTGCTTCTGGATGACTGGTGCCACTCTCTCCAGGATCTCATCGAACAACTCAGGGGTCAATCTGGTGAAGTTTTTGAAGGCAGCAGGGTCTTCTAATCTGAGTTGTGTATCCAGGAGGGTAGTGTAATGACCATAATGCTGTCTTCTTTCTTCAGTCAGCCATGGCCTGGTCCAGCAGTTCCGGATAAACGGTGTTCTCCCTCCTGCTCATCGGTCAACCTCCCCTTTTCTTTGCTGTTCTTCCTCCCTCTCCTCCGCCTCAAGGGTTAAGATGTAGTTATACAAAAGGGAGATAGATCATGATCTGGTACACCTAGAACTTCTTGATCTTGTTGCTCTGCCATCCTGTTCGGGAGCCAAAGATGCAATGATTTTGTGCATATGCTGCATCTTTATATACCGCTGGAGTGACATCGGCGACCTCTATAATTCCAATGCGTAACAGagcgtaacaatgcacaacagagcttgataatcgtgtcagagcctgatttaaagcgtcaggatcgcatcaaagcgtaataaagttcaataaagcgtaataaaacgtatcaaagcgtgatttaaagcgtatcaaagcggcatcaaatcgtgaggaacggtaacaaagcgggaaagaactcgtccccccaaagcggcaactaattcgtatcagagcgtatcagagcgtatcaaagcataacattacttcggagatcgggatattcgtggaaaaatttacaaaaatgacggcgctttgctcgccgctttaaagcgcggcaagcgccgttggtgtgaaccaggcataaacaacaacaaaatcaacagaatatatataatacaaaatatcgaTCAAACACTGTATCGACCTTATATTGacatacttggtattgttactgtcgattTTTGTATCGATCGGTCCACATTTGTTTAAATTGAAGAGCTTTCGCAGGGTTTCTGTGGGTCATTAAAGAAAGGTCTTAAATGGTatcaaaaataattaaatacgATGTCCAGAGGTATTAAAATATTCATGTAATCGTAAGCCGGAACCgatataaatgaaaataaacctaATAATTTAATTCTTACCGTCATCAATAAATTGCTATGTCAGTGTGTTTCCTTCTTGGTCTTTGGATTTTAAACTGGactaagaggtctcactctgtttatcgctctcagcacctgagcatgtTTATTCCACAGTACACTTTACGTATTTTCtgggccatagggcgcaccagattataaggcgcactgtcgatgagcgggtctattcaggtctaatttcatacaaaaggcccaccggattatagggcgcattaaaagggtcatattatgatttttttttctaaatgaaaaagacttccttgtggtctacataacatgtaatggtggttcttcggtctaaatgttgcatagatgatgttttacagatcatcttcaagttgctttctgacagtcgattCAGGATGTTCCGTTTTGTGGGCaatcttatttacgtggttcaccttcgacagcgtcttctccccgtgatCAGGgtcggcatggcgtagtgggtagagcagctgtgccagaaacctgagggttgcaggttcgctccccgcctcttgacatccaaatcgctgccgttgacttcacccttgcccctggtgccgctcacactggtgaatgaatgatgaatgaatgataggtggtggtcggaggggccgtaggcgcaaactggcagcctcgcttccgtcagtctaccccagggcagctgtggctacaaatgtagcttaccaccaccaggtgtgaatgaatgatgggttcccaaaTGTAGGAAAACAATAAAGAATAGCACTGAAGAGGGGAGCCATGAGCCGCTGCAATTGTGCTCGCCGCCATCTTAAATGCTGTAAAGagcagtgtgtttgttttcaggccaattcatataataacttgttttttttaagtacatgtaaatatacagaatgcctcatgtgactgagcaaatTTGGACATTTGTCAAGTGTGTCTGtcattttgtgtcctgcagacgtctgtgaagaacaactTCTGCCTGAAAAACGGGAGAGTAGTTTCAGGATGGTGAAGGAGGATCCATCAAAGAGGAAGACCAGGCGCCACAGACCCTCTGGTGtctccttttcctctttgacacagaccattccctgtaaaaaggaagaggaagacTCACTGACCCCCCacgttaaagaggaagaggaggaacacagcatcagtcatgAGGGAGATCTTCTAGAAGGACTGGTGGAgttgccagtgactggtgtccctgtgaagagtgaagatgatgaggtcaaaggtgaaagtgaggagaagagagaggcggagcctccaagcagcagctcaacacaacacatgacaacagaagctgatggagaccactgtggaggatcacaagcagacaagctcttagctccactatcagatagtgaggacacaacgtcacactctcctgacactgatgatgaagactctaaagatgataagacatgtcacactgacaacactcacttcaaatgttctcactgtgacaaaacctttaaataccATAGTCTTCTGAAAATACActtgagaacacacaccggagaaaaaccttttatctgttcaatatgtggtaaaggttttgcagcAAATCgatatttgaaagtacacatgagaacacacactggtgaaaaaccttttatctgttcaatctgtggtcaAGGTTTTGCACACAGTTTATATTTGAAAAAACACAGAACAAGACACACTAGAGAAAaatcttttatctgttcaatctgtagtaaaggttttgtagaaagtggcagtttgaaagtacacatgagaacacacactggtgaaaaaccttttatctgttcaatctgtggtcaAGGTTTTGCACACAGTGTATATTTGAAAAAACACAGAACAAGACACACTAGAGAAAaatcttttatctgttcaatctgtagtaaaggttttgtagaaagtgccaatttgaaagtacacatgagaacacacactggtgaaaaacctttttcctgttcaatctgtggtaaaggtttcgtAGAAAGTGGCaatttgaaagtgcacatgagaagacacactggtgaaaaacccttttcctgtAGAATCTGCGGTAAGGGTTTTGTACAAAATGACACTTTGAAAGTACAcattagaacacacactggtgaaaaacctttttcttgttcaatctgtggtaaaggttttgcagaAAGTGGCaaattgaaagtacacatgagaacgcacaccggCGAAAAACCTTTTTCCGGTTGAGTCTGTGGTAAGGGTTTTACAAATAGTGTCAATATGAAAAcacacaagagaacacacactggcaaaaaaacgttttcctgttcaatctgtggtaaaggttttacacaaaatcAGTGTTTGAAAGTACACactagaacacacactggtgaacaaTCACATTCCTGTTCAATTTGCAACAGAAGCTTTTGTGGACGATCAAACCTtgtagcacacatgagaacacacccaggagagaaagtggtgagttgcagtgtgtgtggtgaaagattctcttctaagtaccagtgtaagaaacacaagtgtgctggtgagaacagcagcagcaaatgaaactgcaggatttgaaataaactgtcaagactttaattttgactttctaacaacatcagcacatataacatgtgtgacattgttgtttgtgtaacaatctttttaatatgcttctacatttatagattagatattttatattagtgcttttttcagtcaagtacatgcattaatatgcaacattgtgtacttttattaaaaattgaacagaacaatttgactgaaaaggaGAGACTAAACCGTACAATACATATTTTACATTCAATGaacattttatgtgtatatatattcatcatACAATTTTAGACTTGTTCATGACTGTGTTTTTTATAGGTGTTTGAAATATTGAagtgttacatccatccatccattttctaccgcttgtcccttttggggtcgcggggggtcgctggagcctatctcagctgcattcaggcggtaggcggggtacaccctgtacaagtcgccacctcgtcgcagggccaacacagatagacagacaacattgacactcacattcacatactagggccaatttagtgttgccaatcaacctatccccaggtgcatgtctttggaggtgggaggaagccggagtacccggagggaacccacgcagtcacggggagagcatgcaaactccacacagaaagatcccgagcgcaggatcgaaccccagaccttcgtattgtgaggcagatgcactaacccctcttccaccgtgctgccctgaagTGTTACATATTATTTGAAATTGTTAATGATCCCATAGATTAgcacctttatatgatatacatatgtactggttcacatctgaaacatcttctggaccacttcaggaagcatattattatttactttatacatcatttgaacagttgtcttttatacaattttaaattgtgtgactttatgaattatttgttgggtctctataatccattttatcaattatctttattactctcttttgtaattcgatgattgtgttgtgatagttttatatgtatgtccccagacatAAAATTGGGTAGAAAAAAAGTGAGATAAAATGACTGAATTGTTTGTGGAAGGatggttttgtttttacaaacatacatttgtggataaaataaaaaatgtcattattgtgttttaaacattttgtaagtttttttttttttaacatccccaaaacaatttcagaaaacaagtTTGGAGTGTCAGGCAAAAGCCAATATTGTACGTCATCCCACAGAGATTTACTTTGCATCCATTCATAAAATAAACGGTTTATTTTGTTTCCCTATCACAGAAAGAACAAGTGTTGTCTTCAATTGCAAAACAACATCCTGAAATTATTTTAAGTGGTCaattctgggtttttttttttttgggggggggggggggggggggtttatgaACTCTTTTGCCTTTGGAAGAATGGAAACTTTCAAGTTATGAGtattttttgttggttttgttcCAGAGAAAATACAGCAAATAAGAAATATTAGAAAATTGTCTAATTTCAGAGTTTCAAATCTGTAATATTGTGTCCATCCACCAAAAGCCCAGAAAGTTTAGAAAAGAGTTCTGAAAAACATTACATGCTgtatttagaatattttgaaCGAAAACCTCTATagtttttataaaatattttcgTCTATTTGCAGGTCGTACTTAATGAAATCTTAAAATATTATAATACTTTTATCACTCAATAAGTGCATCAGCGACCAAATGCCTTTTTCAAACCATTAGGGTTGCCAACACCCAGACTTTGAAATAAGGGACATCTCGCAGGCAGTCGGAACATTTTGGTGTCACTTATAAAATTTGGGTGTCCCCTATTTAAATGCTtagaaaatgctttaaaaatgccaaaatgcttagaaaaatgaactttacaCCTGCACTAGACCACTGTTGCACTTACTGTAAGTCCTATTCATACCATAATCACAAGAAAATTGTATTCTTCaaccatacatttattttttcaaaatgtgcaaaacagagggggaaaaaatcaaaaaacccaATTGGGATGGGTGCTGGATCAAAAAAGGAAcacttacaagaacaacaaaaaggtCTGCACACACCGCCACAGCAGTGTGGAAAAGAGCGCTTGCTCGAAACGtcatacttaaataaaataaattctgatcaatgtaaaatgtgcaaaacagAAAATTTGCGGTTTCTTCAAAAACATTTGCCATCAAACAGCTGGCACACAAGGACCAAACAGGAAGGTTGATAATATGGATGTTAACAATGTCCATGTGAATGTCCATGTAAGACGGAAGTCAATGACCGTAAATGTCCTTCATGGAGTGTTAGGGCCAGGGGACGTCCTGGTGACACTTCTTAATGATAATAAAGACAAAAAGAACAATAAGAAAAACGTATTAGGAGTATGCTAGAAGCACAGCCTGTggtgaaaacataaaaaataataatatatatatatatatatccatctatccatccatcttcttccgcttatccgaggtcgggtcgcgggtgcagcagcctaagcagggaagcccagacttccctctccccagccacttcgtccagctccccccgggggatcccgaggcgttcccaggccagccgggagacatagtcttcccaacgtgtcctgggtcttccccgtggcctcctaccggtcggacgtgcccggtgttcgggtggcatcctgaccagatgcccgaaccacctcatctggctcctctcgatgtggaggagcagcgcctttactttgagctcctcccggatgacagagcttctcaccctatgtctaagggagagccccgccacccggaggAGGAAGCTCATttaggccgcttgtacccgtgatcttgtccttttggtcatgacccaaagctcatgaccataggtgaggatgggaacgtagatcgactggtaaattgagagctttgccttccggctcagctccttcttcaccacaatggatcgatacagcgtccgcgttactgaagacgccgcaccgatccgcctgtcgatctcacgatccactcttccctcactcgtgaacaagactccgaggtacttgagctcctccacttggggaaagatctcctccccaacccggagatggcactccacccttttccgggcgagaaccatggactcggacttggaggtgctgattcccatcccagtcgcttcacactcggctgtgaaccgatccagtgagagctgaagatcctggccagatgaagccatcaggaccacatcatctgcaaatagcagagacctaatcctgcagccaccaaaccagatcccctcaacgccctgactgcgcctagaaattctgtccataaaagttatgaacagaatcggtgacaaagggcagccttggcggagtccaaccctcactggaaacgggtccgacttactgccggtaatgcggaccaagctctgacactgatcgtacaggagcggaccgccacaatcagacagtccgataccccatactctctgagcactacccacaggacttcccgagggacacggtcgaatgccttctccaagtccacaaagcacatgtagactggttgggcaaactcccatgcaccctcaaggaccctgccgatagTATAGAGCTGgttcacagttccacgaccaggacaaaaaccacactgttcctcctcaatccgaggttcaactatccggcgtagcccatacttgccaaccctcccgaattttccgggagactcccgaatttcagtgcctctcccgaaaatctcccgggacaaccattctcccgaaattctcccgatttccagccggtcttaaggcacgccccctccaggtccgtgcggacctgagtgaagacagcctgtcgtcacgtccgcttggccaaccaaaaagtaatcacagaacactataccgtatagtgttctgtgattactttttggttggccaatgctttacgttgtattgcgcaccctgacggcaagtgtgggagtcggttctgaagtatgaagtaaagacacgtaacttcatcacctcgcctggttattgactccaacccagaatattacactgcccatacctatgctgcttcaaaggctgtgctattggctgcaaagcattacacttttaaatacaacaatgagtagaggagtgttatgtgtgtatatgtgtgtatatgtgtaaataaatgaagactgaaattcaagtatttattttatacatatatatgtatatatatatatatctaataaaatacatatatatatatatatatatatatatatatatatatatatatatatatatatatatatatatatatatatatatatatatatatatatatatatatatatatatatatatatatatagctagaattcactgaaagtcaagtatttattttatttatatatacagtgaggtccacaggtatttgcacaccctgcaattttgcaagttctcccacttagaaattagggagaggtgtgaaatgttcatcatagatgTATTTCCACGGTTAAGAGACAtcatctaaaaagaaaaatccggaaAACACATGGTatgattttttaatgatttatttgtatgttactggggttcataagtatttgcacacatgagaacatcagtgttaatatttagtgcAGAAGCAGTAAGTagtagtaaattatatttatatagcgcttttctctcgtgactcaaagcgctttacatagtgaaacccaatatctaagttacatttaaaccagtgtgggtggcactgggagcaggtgggtaaagtgtcttgcccaaggacacaacggcagtgactaggatggcggaagcggggatcgaacctggaaccctcaagttgctggcacggccactctaccaaccgagctataccgccctaaaaagcctttgtttgcaattacagaggtcaaatgTTTCCTATAGTTCTTCAGCAGGTTTGCACACACGGCAACAGagattttggcccactcctccacacaaatCTTCTCTTGATCTGTCAGGTTTCGGGGCAGTCGCCAAGCAACACAaagtttcagctccctccaaagattttccattggatttaggtctggagactggcttggccactccagaaccttgatatgctTGGTATGGAGCCACTCCTTGGTTATCCTGGCTGTGTGCTtcgggtcattgtcatgttggaagacccaGCCACGACCCATCTTCAATgctctgactgagggaaggaggtttctggccaaaatctcacaatacatggccccgttcatcctctccttaatacagtgcagtcgtcctgtcccctttgctgaaaagcacccccaaagcatgatgtttccacccccatgcttcactgtagggatggtgttcttgggatgataCTCATCCTTCTTTTTCCTTCAAACCCGACGAGTGGAGTTTATACCTAAAAGTTATATTTTGGCCACatcactttctcccatgactcctctggataaTCCAGATGGCCATtggcaaacttcagacgggcctggacatgGGCTGACTTAAGCAGGGGAACATTCCATGCGATGCATGATTTTAAACCACTATACTGATAGTAGCCTAGGTAAGAGTGGTCCCAGCTCTCTTCAGGTCATTCACCAGCTCCTGTCGTGTAGTTCTGGGCTGATTCCTTCCTTCATAATAAACCATTACATACTAAACCAACGTTattaaaaatacggtattcattatGAAACCTCACAGATCTGTACACAAACCTGAAAGATGTGTCCAGCAGccttaaatggaaaataaatcgattttttttttattattttataataagttatttatttcagaattctgaaaatgtaaaatattttttttgttaagctACAGTAAGTGCTTCGTTTAAAAAAagatcaacatttaaaaaataaattatgcgATGGGAGTTAGTGGCGCCCCCGTGCGTCATTCATTACAATGACAGAAGCGTAAAAGTGGTTGAAATTGTGGCAATACACCTTGTTCATTTTCATATTCTTGTTCCCTTTTACTCCGTGGTAAGATATTATTTTTCATACATACATTACTAAAACATACAAGTATTTCACCAGcagccgctgtagtggctgctggtggcaggagctctgtgctcttgtgtcatccttttgtggtcctgctgtttccctcttgttttcatgtggggtttttttttgccttttggttggggacccttcgggactgtgtgacaaggggtggcactttcgtgacttctgtggtgcttttttgtgaacttctggatctgcctaccgggagccttttggccatagagaccagctgctgggtctctgccacaccagagtccatttggagagactggaggagatgcggatgaagagacagggctgtggagctggcactgagcgccgggacggacaagcttcacagtagggctgggcgatatatcgacatactcgatatatcgcgggtttgtctctgtgcgatatagaaaatgaccactcctcttgacaaaattagtgcagttcagctacatttgttggtcttctgacatggacttgtttcttcagcattgtccacacgtttaagtcaggactttgggaaggccattctaaaaccttaattctagcctgatttagccattcctttaccacttttgacgtgtgtttggggtcattgtcctgttggaacacccatctGCGCCCAAGGCCCAAccgccgggctgatgattttagcttgtcctgaagaattttgaggtaaaccttatttttcattgtcccatttaaagcaccagttccattggtagcaaaacaggcccagagcataatactaccaccaccatgc from Entelurus aequoreus isolate RoL-2023_Sb linkage group LG14, RoL_Eaeq_v1.1, whole genome shotgun sequence carries:
- the LOC133664630 gene encoding oocyte zinc finger protein XlCOF22-like isoform X1, with the protein product MCERTIAKYEEELCPTKEKERQHQLLDVYYKKLQVVLHRTDVQQPPHIKEEEGDPQPPHIKEEKDHPQPPHIKEEEEEGWITQEGECLLGQEEDDVTKFPLTVVSVKTEEHEDKPPESSQLHHSPNVCEEQLLPEKRESSFRMVKEDPSKRKTRRHRPSGVSFSSLTQTIPCKKEEEDSLTPHVKEEEEEHSISHEGDLLEGLVELPVTGVPVKSEDDEVKGESEEKREAEPPSSSSTQHMTTEADGDHCGGSQADKLLAPLSDSEDTTSHSPDTDDEDSKDDKTCHTDNTHFKCSHCDKTFKYHSLLKIHLRTHTGEKPFICSICGKGFAANRYLKVHMRTHTGEKPFICSICGQGFAHSLYLKKHRTRHTREKSFICSICSKGFVESGSLKVHMRTHTGEKPFICSICGQGFAHSVYLKKHRTRHTREKSFICSICSKGFVESANLKVHMRTHTGEKPFSCSICGKGFVESGNLKVHMRRHTGEKPFSCRICGKGFVQNDTLKVHIRTHTGEKPFSCSICGKGFAESGKLKVHMRTHTGEKPFSG
- the LOC133664630 gene encoding gastrula zinc finger protein XlCGF57.1-like isoform X3; translated protein: MCFPSKAPTAWGTFHLFSNWSARFLHASGVVDVCEEQLLPEKRESSFRMVKEDPSKRKTRRHRPSGVSFSSLTQTIPCKKEEEDSLTPHVKEEEEEHSISHEGDLLEGLVELPVTGVPVKSEDDEVKGESEEKREAEPPSSSSTQHMTTEADGDHCGGSQADKLLAPLSDSEDTTSHSPDTDDEDSKDDKTCHTDNTHFKCSHCDKTFKYHSLLKIHLRTHTGEKPFICSICGKGFAANRYLKVHMRTHTGEKPFICSICGQGFAHSLYLKKHRTRHTREKSFICSICSKGFVESGSLKVHMRTHTGEKPFICSICGQGFAHSVYLKKHRTRHTREKSFICSICSKGFVESANLKVHMRTHTGEKPFSCSICGKGFVESGNLKVHMRRHTGEKPFSCRICGKGFVQNDTLKVHIRTHTGEKPFSCSICGKGFAESGKLKVHMRTHTGEKPFSG